The Cetobacterium somerae sequence AGTTTGAAAGTCTAGGTGGAACTATTCAGCATGTTTCTGGGGATATCAATCCTGCAGATTTAGGTTTTCATAAATAAATTAGGAGGAGTACATGGAGTTCGAACTATTTGATAAATTACATCTTTTTTATCTTTTGGGATATTCTTTGGTTTTTCTGTTTCTTTATTTTGGAGTTGCATACAATCCACAGCCTAAAAAAATTATGAGGATTATATCTTTTGTCATTTTATTAATTAAATGTGGTGAACTTTTTATTAGATATAAATTAATTGGTGAAGCTTGGTATCAATTACTTCCACTACACCTTTGCAATATAACTCTTATATTTGCAGTATTTGGATCTATATTTAGATTTCCACCTTTTTTATATGCAACATTCTTTTGGTCTATTGGAGCAATTTTTGCTTTATTAACACCTGAAGTGAGAGAAACATTTCCTCATTTCTTCAATATAAGCTTTTTTTCAACACATTTTTATATAATTTTTGTTGCAATCGTAGAGTATAAAGTTTTTAAATTAAGACCATCTCTAGAATCTTGGACAGCTTCATTTCTTGGTTTAAATATTATTGCAACTGGTGTTTACTTTGTCAATACAGTTCTTGGAACAAATTATCTTTATATTAATAGAAAACCAACTTTCTCATCTCCTCTTAATTATTTTGGAGAATGGCCATATTATATAATAGTTGTTGAGTTTGCTTATATTACTTTGACCTTACTATTATTGTTTTTATTCAAAAAAAAAGATTATAAAATAAAAGTAAACAGGTAGAGTAATCTACCTGTTTTTTACATAATTACTAATATATCCTTAATATCTTTTAACTTTTCTAAGGTTTCATTTGAAACTTTTACTCTATATGTTACACGTTCATTAAAATCTTTATTTAATAACTCTTCATTACCACTTACAAGTAACGCTTCTACTTCATTTATTTTCTCATAAGAAAAATCTAATAAACACTCAACTCTTTCTATAAACTCTACAATCTCTCCCTCTAAAACTGCTAACTTTGCAGTTTTAGCATAATTTCTTACTAAACCACCAGCTCCTAATTTTATGCCACCAAAATATCTTGTCGCTACTACTACTACATTATTTACTTCCATATAAGTCAGTATTTCACCCATAGGTTTTCCAGCAGTTCCACTAGGCTCTCCATCATCATCAGCCTTAAAATACTCTTGTCCATTATCAATAACTCTATAAACAGTACAATTATGAGTAGCATCTGGATGCATCTCTCTAATCATACTTATAAAATCTTCAGCCTCTTCTTTTGTTGAAATTGGTTTAGCATAACCTATAAATTTTGATTTTCTTTCTTCAAACTCTATCCTTACAGCTTTTTTTATACTTTTCATTTAACTAACTCCTAATTATCAAATCTATAAATCTCACTAAAATATTGTATATAGGAGACATCATTTTACTTAATATTCCAAAATAACTTAATACTATTATAAATAAAATTCCATATGTATCTAAAGTAAATACCTTTATTCTATTTTCATCATTTAAAAATGATGCTATAACTCTTGATCCATCTAATGGTGGAATTGGTAGAAGATTAAATGTTCCTAAAGCCATATTTATTATTATAAAATAAATTGATATATCATTAAAAGGTACTACTCCATATTTTATTAAAATAGCTCCTAGTATCATTAATAAATAATTTGTTAAAACACCTGCTATTGAAACTAAAAATTCTCCAACTCTTCCATTTCTAAAAGCAAAATAATTTACTGGTACTGGTTTTGCCCATCCTATTATAAAATTTGAACCACTTAACAACATAAAAATTGGTACTAACGCTCCTATTGGATCTAAATGCTTTAATGGATTTAAAGATAGTCTTCCTGAATATTTAGCTGTTTTATCTCCACAAAATAAAGCCATATATCCATGAGCTAATTCGTGTAATACCAAAGAAAATAGTAAAATTATAACCTTTAAAACAATCATTCTTATCACCTCGTATAAATAGCTTAACACAACTATAATTCTAATGTCAAATATGGAATTTCACTTAGTAATTCAATACTCTTTATTAAAATTATATAAGTATAATTTACTAATGAAATTGTTAAAAATTCTAAATAAAAATTTGATAAAAATATTGTCATAAAACTTATCATTATAAAAACTGATGCTATTGGAATTATAATTAAATTACTAAAAACTGAAAATAAAGGAATCGTATTAAAAAATATATAAAAAATTGGTGTCATACAAAATTGAATTGTTAATGTCATTAATAATGTATTTAATATCTTATTAAAGTATTTACTTCTGTATTTTTTTATTTTAGGAATTTTTTCATAAATAAAAATTATAGAAAATACTGCTATATATGACATCCAAAAAGATATGGAGTAAATCCATGTTGGAAAAATTAAAAGTGAACAACAAAAAGCTAGCATAAAACTTTTTTTACTATTTACCTTTTCATATAAAATATTTCCTAATAAATAAATTGATCCCATTATGTATGCTCTAAATATTGATGGAGATTTTCCAATGGAAATAACATATAATGTTAAAATGATAAAAACTAAAATATATCTATTTCTTTTTTGAATATTTAATTTCAAAAATAACAATGACATTCCTGTAATAATTATTCCAATATGTAATCCAGATATTACCAATAAATGAGCTGTTCCTGTGTATCTAAACTTTTCTTTTACATCTTCATCTAATAAATATCCCTCTCCTAGAACTGTTGCTCTCAAAAAATGTTCTAAACCAAAGGAATAATTTGCACTTATTTTCTTTATTTTTTTTATAAAAAAAGTTCTCAATATATTCTCTTTATTATTTACCTCTTCTGCCTCTATATTATATTGAACTCCCCATTTTGAAAACTTTATTTTCTTTACTTCTCCTAAAATAATTTTTTCTCCATCTTCTACTTTGTTTACTGTAAAATACATATTTTTTACTGGATATTTTCCATTTATATTTTCAACTTTTCCTTTTCCTGCATCTACTCTACCAGTTAATTCAATGATATCTCCTATCTCAATTTTCTCTTTAAATGTTGTCCAATGCAACCTAAAAAAGAAAATTGAGGCAAAAATTATAATTAATGCCCCAATTTCTATTTTTTTCAACACTCCTCCTATTCATTATATTTAAAATAAAATACATATGAGATTACAAAAGATACTGCTGAAAATATTGCCGATGAGTATATACCAAACTTCGTTACCTCTCCACTTCCTCTTAAAACAAGCATCAATGGTAATACAACTATTGATACTAAAAATGCCATTTTTAAGAAAAATCCTTGAATTCCAAAGCAAACTCCTTCGATTCTATTATTTATTCTTTTACTTATTTTTTCACTTATATCACTCATCATTGCTGGTGGGAATATAAATGCTGCTCCTGATATTGGTATTCCTAAAAGTCCAAATATTAAAAATCCATATTTTACAGGTATTACTTTTCCTAATAATGATAAAGCTATTGTTAATATTATTAGTCCAACTAAAGATCCTAACATAATTTTTCTATATCCAAATTTTCTAGATAATTTATTTACTGGATAAAAAAATAAAGCTGATGCTCCAAATAATAAAGCTGATGCTATCGTTATTGTCTCTTTTCCATATCCCATTATATCCTCTACATAATAGTTCATCATGGCTCTTAAAGAATTAAATCCTACAAAGAAAAATAGTAATCCTAATAAATAATTCCTAAAATCTTTATCTTTTACTACTTCTTTTAAAATTTCTTTAATATTCCCGACATGTTCAACAGGTCTTGAGTATTTTTTTTCTGGAACTAAAAAAACAGTTACATACAGTCCTAAAACACATAAAATACTTAATGAAATAACCATTCCTCTAATCCCAACTAATGTATCTCCTTTACCAAAATACTTAATTAGAACCCCTGGTAAAATCATTGCAACAGCACTATATAATAATCTAAAAACTGATTGCCACGTTGATAGATTCAATCTCTCTTCTGAATTTTCTCCAATTTCTGGTATTAAAGCATTATACGGAGCTCCTACAATTGTATAAAATGTAAAAAATAAAGATCCTATAAGTGCTAAATAGATAAATGTCCCTTTTTCACTTATCATTGGTGGATAGAAAAAGGCTACTGTTGTTATAGCCAAAGGAATGGCTCCCACAGCAATAAATGGTATTCTTCTCCCCCATCTACTATTAAATTTATCTGATAAATATCCTACTACTGGATCTGAAATCATATCTACTACTCTTGAAATAGCTAATGCCAATGATATTAAAACAGGTGTTAAAAATGGTTTAAGACCTGAGTTTTCTGGTGGAAGATAAAAATATAAGATCCATTGTGCAAATATTTGATCCACAATGGCATAACTTACTCCTACTCCATAAAATATCTGTGTTGTTAAAGGTATTCTTCGCTTCAAATTTTTTCCTCCTCTATCAATTTTAGTAAATAATTTTTCTGGTTTAATTCAGGATTTTTCAATACTATATCTAAAGATTTTTCCAATAACTCTTTAATTTTTTTTCCATCTTTTATTTCTAAATCTAATATATCTTTTCCCGAAATTGCTAACGCCTTCATAAAAATAGGTTCATTATTTATTAGAATTTCATTGAATTTCTCTTTTATTAAAGATATATTATCTCTCAAATTTTCTATTTTTAATATATTTTTGAAATCTTCTAACCCTATAGTCATAATCATCTTTTTTATTTCATATTTACTACTAATATTTTTTATTTTTTCTAAATTTTCAATTATATTTAAAATTGATTTTTTACTTTTATTATCCAATTTTAAATAATTTAACTCATCTTTACTTTTATTAAAAATAACTACTAATTTTAGTACTAAAGATTCTTCCAATAAAAATAAGCTATCTATTTTATCTAAATCTTCTAATACCTCATTTAATTTTATATTTTTATGTGTCTTTGGAAATAACTCTTCAAAAACTCCTAATTCATATAAAGATTTAAAAGAATTACTTGAATTTTCTCCTTTTAGCATCTTAAAAAACTCATCTTGAACTCTTTCAATAGAAACTCTTTTTATCTCATTTTTACACTCTTTTATCTCTTGTTTTGTTTTCTCTAATATCAATAATTTTTTTTCCCCTGCTATTCTTATACCTCTTAATATTCTTAACGGGTCCTCTTCTATTCTTTTTTTTCCATTTCCAACAAATCTTAAAACTCTATTTTTTATATCATCTATTTCTACTTGTGATAAATAAATCAGATTACTTCCATTATAAGCTATAGCATTAACCGTAAAATCTCTTCTCTTTAAATCCTCATAGATATCATTAATAAATTCTACTTCGGCTATATTTCTAAAAGATGTAAATGTTACATCTTTTCTTAACTTTGCAATTTCGTAACTTTTCCCATTATAAACGATTTGAATTATTCCAAAAGCTTTTCCAATCTCTTTTGGTGAATAATCTTTAAAAATATCTTTTAACTTTGAATAATCTATATCTGTACAAAAATCACAATCTTTAGGAGTTAAACCTAATAGATAATCTCTTATATAACCTCCTACAATATATCCCTTACCATGAGTATTTAAAATATTTAAAATTTCTTTTATATCTTTTGTTAATTTTATTCTATCCATAGTACCTCTACTTTATAATTATAGGTATTTTTCTATCCTCATACGGATTTACCATTGCATAAATTTTACTTGCTACTTCATTTTGTTCTAATAAATCTAAGGAATCTTTCTCTAAATATTTTTGTATATTTTTTAATGAAGTCAAAACTTCCACTTCTTCATCTTTTAATTTTTTTAAATAATTTTGCCCTTTTTTAGTAAATCCTAAAACTCTTATATAAGGAATTTTTTCTTTTACTCTTTCTATTTGTTCTTTTTCTATTCCTAACAGTATATGAATTAAAATTCTCTGAACTCTTCCCTGAGTATATCTTTTACTTTTTATTTTTTCAAAAAAACTTTCAAATTCTTTACAAGAAAAAGCTGCCTCATATATTCTATTTTCATATCCCTGTTCAATATCTTGAATTCTTTCTAGTTTTTCTTTTTCTAAAAGTATTCTATGTCTTATAAGTGGATAGAAATCTTGTAGTTTTGCAAAGCTATTTTTTTCTAAACTCTCCTTTAGTATCTCATATGTTGTAGTTGGTACAACATCTTTTATCTCTTCTCCAGATTGAATTTTTTTTCTAATACCAGTGGCACTAGCAATTCCGTCCTTTATCTCTTCTGAATAATATCCACTCTTTTCTCTCTTTATAGCAATTGGTTCTATTTTACTTTTCCAAAATTTTAAAGCCTTGATATATTCAACACCTAAAATATCATTAGAATCTAACTCATCTATTTTATCTAATATCTTTAAAGTATTTGAATAAGCTGTTGGATAAGAATGTCCCTCTTTCAATTGTTTTTTTAGTTCTACTTTAAACTCCTCTTGCTCTTCTAAATCTCCTCTTTCTATTAGTTTTTTTACATCCCCAGTTTCAGACCCAAAAACCAGTTTTTCTATATTCATTAAATTTAATATTCCTATTGCTCCTCTAGCAAATATTTCTGCACTTTGTGTTGAATAGAATATCGGCAACTCCACTACTATATCAACACCATTTT is a genomic window containing:
- a CDS encoding YwaF family protein, which codes for MEFELFDKLHLFYLLGYSLVFLFLYFGVAYNPQPKKIMRIISFVILLIKCGELFIRYKLIGEAWYQLLPLHLCNITLIFAVFGSIFRFPPFLYATFFWSIGAIFALLTPEVRETFPHFFNISFFSTHFYIIFVAIVEYKVFKLRPSLESWTASFLGLNIIATGVYFVNTVLGTNYLYINRKPTFSSPLNYFGEWPYYIIVVEFAYITLTLLLLFLFKKKDYKIKVNR
- a CDS encoding IMPACT family protein: MKSIKKAVRIEFEERKSKFIGYAKPISTKEEAEDFISMIREMHPDATHNCTVYRVIDNGQEYFKADDDGEPSGTAGKPMGEILTYMEVNNVVVVATRYFGGIKLGAGGLVRNYAKTAKLAVLEGEIVEFIERVECLLDFSYEKINEVEALLVSGNEELLNKDFNERVTYRVKVSNETLEKLKDIKDILVIM
- a CDS encoding site-2 protease family protein, which codes for MIVLKVIILLFSLVLHELAHGYMALFCGDKTAKYSGRLSLNPLKHLDPIGALVPIFMLLSGSNFIIGWAKPVPVNYFAFRNGRVGEFLVSIAGVLTNYLLMILGAILIKYGVVPFNDISIYFIIINMALGTFNLLPIPPLDGSRVIASFLNDENRIKVFTLDTYGILFIIVLSYFGILSKMMSPIYNILVRFIDLIIRS
- a CDS encoding ComEC/Rec2 family competence protein gives rise to the protein MKKIEIGALIIIFASIFFFRLHWTTFKEKIEIGDIIELTGRVDAGKGKVENINGKYPVKNMYFTVNKVEDGEKIILGEVKKIKFSKWGVQYNIEAEEVNNKENILRTFFIKKIKKISANYSFGLEHFLRATVLGEGYLLDEDVKEKFRYTGTAHLLVISGLHIGIIITGMSLLFLKLNIQKRNRYILVFIILTLYVISIGKSPSIFRAYIMGSIYLLGNILYEKVNSKKSFMLAFCCSLLIFPTWIYSISFWMSYIAVFSIIFIYEKIPKIKKYRSKYFNKILNTLLMTLTIQFCMTPIFYIFFNTIPLFSVFSNLIIIPIASVFIMISFMTIFLSNFYLEFLTISLVNYTYIILIKSIELLSEIPYLTLEL
- a CDS encoding MFS transporter, translated to MKRRIPLTTQIFYGVGVSYAIVDQIFAQWILYFYLPPENSGLKPFLTPVLISLALAISRVVDMISDPVVGYLSDKFNSRWGRRIPFIAVGAIPLAITTVAFFYPPMISEKGTFIYLALIGSLFFTFYTIVGAPYNALIPEIGENSEERLNLSTWQSVFRLLYSAVAMILPGVLIKYFGKGDTLVGIRGMVISLSILCVLGLYVTVFLVPEKKYSRPVEHVGNIKEILKEVVKDKDFRNYLLGLLFFFVGFNSLRAMMNYYVEDIMGYGKETITIASALLFGASALFFYPVNKLSRKFGYRKIMLGSLVGLIILTIALSLLGKVIPVKYGFLIFGLLGIPISGAAFIFPPAMMSDISEKISKRINNRIEGVCFGIQGFFLKMAFLVSIVVLPLMLVLRGSGEVTKFGIYSSAIFSAVSFVISYVFYFKYNE
- a CDS encoding CCA tRNA nucleotidyltransferase, with the protein product MDRIKLTKDIKEILNILNTHGKGYIVGGYIRDYLLGLTPKDCDFCTDIDYSKLKDIFKDYSPKEIGKAFGIIQIVYNGKSYEIAKLRKDVTFTSFRNIAEVEFINDIYEDLKRRDFTVNAIAYNGSNLIYLSQVEIDDIKNRVLRFVGNGKKRIEEDPLRILRGIRIAGEKKLLILEKTKQEIKECKNEIKRVSIERVQDEFFKMLKGENSSNSFKSLYELGVFEELFPKTHKNIKLNEVLEDLDKIDSLFLLEESLVLKLVVIFNKSKDELNYLKLDNKSKKSILNIIENLEKIKNISSKYEIKKMIMTIGLEDFKNILKIENLRDNISLIKEKFNEILINNEPIFMKALAISGKDILDLEIKDGKKIKELLEKSLDIVLKNPELNQKNYLLKLIEEEKI
- a CDS encoding nucleotidyltransferase, which encodes MKKSVGIVVEYNPFHNGHKYHCLKAKEHGDIVVAVMSGDYVQRGEPAFIDRWTRAELALKNGVDIVVELPIFYSTQSAEIFARGAIGILNLMNIEKLVFGSETGDVKKLIERGDLEEQEEFKVELKKQLKEGHSYPTAYSNTLKILDKIDELDSNDILGVEYIKALKFWKSKIEPIAIKREKSGYYSEEIKDGIASATGIRKKIQSGEEIKDVVPTTTYEILKESLEKNSFAKLQDFYPLIRHRILLEKEKLERIQDIEQGYENRIYEAAFSCKEFESFFEKIKSKRYTQGRVQRILIHILLGIEKEQIERVKEKIPYIRVLGFTKKGQNYLKKLKDEEVEVLTSLKNIQKYLEKDSLDLLEQNEVASKIYAMVNPYEDRKIPIIIK